One Fuerstiella marisgermanici DNA window includes the following coding sequences:
- a CDS encoding site-specific integrase: MSHDHSSQNGNNSNSDEQRSNNQPTKSLRERMSQDLQLRGMAQRTHDGYLREVRKLAGHYHTPPDQLSEQQVADYLLYLINDCEFAPGSLRVAYSGLKFFYKYTEPRDWKVLTKLRIPKQKTLPDVLSIDEVHRLIAAVRQPRNRAYFWATYTLGLRMSEALSLQIGDIDAERMLVHVHRGKGAKDRFVTLPHSTLHVLRSYWKTHRNPTLLFPQIGRTKKEGPTTSRPMDPSTVQGCIKDVVSELGFTKQVSIHTLRHSIATHLFEAGVSLRWIQKFLGHKNLQTTLVYLHLTDPKEEDGRKTHDDIADAGTLFDNMFPPPGEPPIGPDNDPHRNRKPR, from the coding sequence ATGTCACACGATCATTCTTCACAGAACGGGAACAACAGCAACTCGGACGAACAACGCAGTAACAACCAACCCACGAAGTCGCTCCGCGAACGGATGTCGCAGGATCTGCAGTTGCGGGGTATGGCGCAACGGACTCATGATGGCTACCTTCGCGAAGTTCGCAAGCTGGCCGGTCATTACCACACGCCGCCGGATCAGCTTTCCGAACAACAGGTCGCCGACTATCTGTTGTACCTGATCAACGACTGCGAGTTCGCTCCGGGTTCGCTGCGAGTCGCTTACAGTGGGCTCAAATTCTTCTACAAGTACACCGAACCGCGTGACTGGAAAGTGCTCACGAAGCTGCGTATTCCGAAACAGAAAACGCTGCCGGATGTGCTGTCCATCGACGAAGTTCACCGACTGATCGCCGCCGTGCGGCAGCCGCGCAATCGAGCCTACTTCTGGGCCACCTATACGCTCGGCCTGCGGATGAGCGAAGCGCTGAGTCTGCAGATCGGCGACATCGATGCCGAACGCATGCTGGTGCATGTGCATCGTGGCAAGGGCGCGAAGGATCGCTTCGTGACGTTGCCGCATTCGACGCTGCATGTGCTGCGCAGTTACTGGAAGACGCATCGCAATCCAACGCTGCTGTTTCCGCAGATCGGACGCACGAAGAAAGAGGGCCCGACGACGTCGCGGCCGATGGATCCGTCGACCGTGCAAGGCTGCATCAAGGATGTGGTCAGCGAGCTCGGCTTCACCAAGCAGGTTTCGATCCACACGCTGCGGCACAGCATCGCCACGCATCTGTTTGAGGCCGGCGTGTCGCTGCGCTGGATTCAGAAGTTCCTTGGCCATAAGAACCTGCAGACGACGCTGGTCTACCTGCATCTGACGGATCCGAAGGAAGAAGACGGTCGCAAGACTCACGACGATATCGCCGACGCGGGAACATTGTTCGACAACATGTTTCCGCCGCCCGGCGAACCACCTATCGGTCCTGACAACGATCCGCACCGAAATCGCAAGCCGCGATAG